The following are from one region of the Coffea eugenioides isolate CCC68of chromosome 2, Ceug_1.0, whole genome shotgun sequence genome:
- the LOC113760696 gene encoding uncharacterized protein LOC113760696 — protein sequence MDKKAKEGEEEKQTEEEEEEEVVVDCKTCKRCRHSYSPKSNNPNSCRYHPSFFVCRRHDDQKRYYELGADDPPYAAKFYDCCGAEDPQASGCVTSFHISYDDN from the exons ATGGATAAGAAAGCAAAAGAAGGCGAAGAAGAAAAGCAAAccgaggaggaggaggaggaggaggtagTGGTGGATTGCAAGACTTGCAAGCGGTGCAGACACAGCTactctccaaaatccaataaCCCTAATTCATGTCGATATCATCCTTCTTTCTTCGTGTGTCGTCGTCACGACGATCAGAAAAG GTACTACGAGTTGGGAGCTGATGATCCTCCTTATGCTGCCAAGTTTTACGATTGCTGCGGAGCAGAAGACCCGCAAGCATCTGGATGTGTTACCAGTTTCCATATCTCGTATGATGATAACTAA
- the LOC113764121 gene encoding putative gamma-glutamylcyclotransferase At3g02910, with amino-acid sequence MGAADSLEEMGMGNHYSLHNDNTSTCSGSSSSTLIFTYGTLKHGFSNHTLLQDMMASGDAAFLGLCRTANQLPLVCGPYRVPFLLNFHGRGHPVSGELYSVSPRALARMDDLEGVTRGHYDRLPIRVVLIHEEEEEEEEEDHDPLPIEAEAYYAHSTYAEALWKRNGEKGYHCYSEKEAKGYVKRKDRPQHLSFLDQIQLFLSSPSPPPPDLHPIAAAGVATTASK; translated from the coding sequence ATGGGAGCAGCAGACAGTCTGGAAGAAATGGGCATGGGCAACCATTACTCCCTCCATAATGATAATACTTCTACTTGCAgcggcagcagcagcagcaccCTAATTTTCACCTACGGAACTCTCAAGCACGGTTTCTCCAATCACACCCTCTTACAAGACATGATGGCCTCCGGAGATGCCGCCTTCCTGGGCCTCTGCCGGACCGCCAACCAACTCCCTCTCGTCTGCGGGCCCTACAGAGTTCCCTTCCTGCTCAATTTTCACGGCCGCGGCCACCCTGTCTCCGGCGAGCTCTACTCCGTCTCCCCAAGGGCATTGGCCCGCATGGACGACTTGGAGGGCGTCACTCGCGGTCACTACGACAGGCTGCCCATCAGGGTCGTCCTCATCCacgaggaggaggaggaagaggaagaggaggaTCATGACCCCCTTCCCATAGAGGCCGAGGCCTACTACGCACACTCAACCTATGCGGAGGCGCTCTGGAAGAGGAACGGGGAGAAGGGATACCACTGCTACTCCGAGAAAGAGGCCAAAGGATACGTCAAGCGCAAAGACAGGCCCCAGCATCTCTCTTTCTTGGACCAAATTCAACTTTTTCTGTCTTCTCCTTCCCCTCCTCCTCCTGATTTACATCCAATTGCTGCTGCTGGTGTTGCTACTACTGCCTCCAAATAA
- the LOC113762059 gene encoding uncharacterized protein LOC113762059: protein MTLIGGMATGGIAPSFLSGGNHLKGYQLWSPNSSSLVKTPTLTVQKNFSRRRLPRNWTVHATYNDRRGGGGGDFVAGFLLGGAIFGTLAYVFAPQIRRSLLNEDEYGFRRAKRPIYYDEGLEKTRQTLNEKISQLNSAIDNVSSRLRGGNSMPPVPIEADPEEATM, encoded by the exons ATGACACTCATCGGCGGCATGGCCACCGGCGGCATCgctccctcttttctttcag GTGGAAACCATCTCAAGGGCTACCAACTTTGGTCCCCAAACTCCTCTTCCTTGGTCAAGACACCAACTCTGACAGTCCAAAAGAACTTCAGCCGTCGGAGACTTCCTCGCAATTGGACTGTTCATGCAACCTACAA TGATCGTAGgggtggaggtggtggtgatTTTGTGGCTGGTTTCCTTTTAGGAGGTGCAATTTTTGGGACACTTGCATATGTTTTTGCTCCCCAg ATAAGAAGATCGCTTTTGAATGAAGACGAGTACGGTTTCCGTAGGGCAAAGCGACCAATTTACTATGACGAAGGTTTAGAG AAAACGAGGCAGACATTAAATGAAAAGATAAGTCAACTTAATTCTGCTATTGACAATGTCTCTTCTCGGCTGAGAGGTGGCAATAGCATGCCTCCGGTGCCAATTGAGGCTGATCCTGAAGAAGCGACAATGTAA
- the LOC113760695 gene encoding uncharacterized protein LOC113760695, which produces MWVELICGLIIFRLLKRFFYDDGDAADILDADAFSSDATALFTVAHRLEKLYGGKAYVGLQIPDPDAATRQSIDMVLVTKREAVIVSIKNVSGMISIDSKDGAWICTAIPGTGHNKHHISQDQRLPDPVAETKQLISILESYLEQRGLALPEGYLSYKVICPNPNFCTVHPNLFPSEVITYDQWTQLKPEPKNMLSGWIKGAFGGGKKEMQESLHEKLDFILGTAPMWDRLELKGNKFLFGEFLDFKGKQDDIQALRNVKRSKVGSLIIQKTSMLGLAHSKLQVLYSSRDYRGEGTSASEWKEATVRSNTEVLFQPQNSTKTRKYKLSSVISMSLSA; this is translated from the exons atGTGGGTGGAGTTGATTTGTGGTCTGATAATCTTCCGATTGCTGAAGCGTTTCTTCTACGACGATGGCGACGCCGCCGATATTCTGGACGCCGATGCCTTCTCCTCGGACGCTACTGCCCTTTTTACTGTTGCCCATCGCCTCGAGAAGCTGTACGGAGGAAAAGCTTATGTGGGACTCCAGATCCCAGACCCCGATGCCGCCACCCGCCAGAGTATCGACATGGTTCTCGTCACCAAGAg GGAAGCAGTGATCGTTTCTATCAAGAATGTCTCTGGAATGATCTCCATAGATAGCAAAGATGGTGCCTGGATTTGCACTGCCATACCCGGCACTGGACATAACAAGCACCACATCTCCCAGGACCAGCGTCTTCCGGATCCT GTAGCAGAAACCAAACAACTGATTTCCATTCTTGAATCATATCTTGAACAAAGGGGCCTCGCTCTTCCAGAAGGTTATCTGTCTTATAAAGTCATATGTCCTAACCCTAATTTCTG TACTGTTCATCCAAATTTATTTCCTTCTGAGGTCATCACATATGACCAGTGGACACAATTAAAGCCAGAGCCTAAGAACATGCTATCGGGTTGGATAAAGGGTGCATTTGGTGGCGGAAAAAAGGAAATGCAGGAGTCATTACATGAGAAACTTGATTTTATCCTGGGCACGGCTCCAATGTGGGATAG GTTGGAGCTCAAGGGCAACAAGTTTCTCTTTGGAGAATTTCTGGACTTTAAAGGGAAGCAAGACGATATTCAGGCTTTAAGGAATGTTAAAAGATCAAAAGTTGGTAGTCTTATTATCCAGAAAACAAGCATGTTGGGTTTAG CTCACTCAAAACTTCAAGTTCTGTACTCTTCTCGTGACTACCGTGGTGAGGGGACTTCTGCATCAGAGTGGAAGGAAGCGACTGTTAGATCAAACACCGAGGTGTTATTTCAGCCCCAGAATTCTACTAAAACACGCAAATACAAGCTATCCTCAGTTATTTCGATGTCATTGAGTGCCTGA
- the LOC113764120 gene encoding uncharacterized protein LOC113764120: protein MSSVCIVQHQHPLSIMNFMAGSPPPPIPHLSRIKSSTNPPLFPHPLHSTISTSPLTPAPTFSFPFSSSSSASSLFFPFPGTPTSPPIITPLPSSSMSTSFSTSYYSDNNGFAYHHPTPTTTRLSSSSSDDGSSDDFSHTTTHSQTDSDSEDDDDDDDDDSHVPIPQCHRRRSCHHNLHDFSPHSPSSLPDRWDVLGLGQAMVDFSGMVDDEFLERLGLEKGTRKVVNHEERGRVLQAMDGCSYKAAAGGSLSNSLVALARLGGLPVGGPSLNVAMAGSVGSDPLGGFYRSKLKRANVSFLSAPVNEGTTGTVVVLTTPDAQRTMLAYQGTSSTISYDSSLASSICKTDVLIVEGYLFEFPDTIKTISKACEVARSFGALVAVTASDISCIERHYDDFWDIMANYADIVFANSDEARAFCHFSSKESPVSATRYLSHFVPLVSVTDGPRGSYIGVKGEAVYIPAPPCMPPVDTCGAGDAYASGILYGILRGVSDLKGMGGFAAKVASVVVGQQGTRLRVQDAVKLAKSFALCRESSSAI from the exons ATGTCGTCGGTTTGTATCGTCCAACACCAACACCCCTTATCTATCATGAATTTCATGGCTGGGTCTCCTCCTCCACCAATTCCCCACTTGTCCAGGATCAAATCCTCCACCAATCCCCCTCTCTTTCCTCACCCCCTTCATTCTACCATCTCCACCTCTCCACTCACTCCTGCTcctactttttcttttcccttttccagCTCTTCCTCCGCATCTTCTCTATTTTTCCCTTTCCCCGGCACCCCTACCTCTCCTCCTATTATTACTcctcttccttcttcttctATGTCTACCTCCTTTTCAACTTCTTATTACTCTGACAATAATGGCTTTGCCTACCACCACCCTACTCCCACCACCACCAggctctcctcctcctcctccgacGATGGAAGTTCCGATGATTTTAGTCATACAACCACCCATTCCCAAACTGATTCCGACtctgaagatgatgatgatgacgatGACGACGACTCCCACGTTCCAATTCCTCAATGCCACCGCCGCCGCAGCTGCCACCACAATCTTCATGATTTCTCTCCTCATTCTCCTTCTTCTTTGCCCGACAGATGGGACGTCTTGGGTCTCGGCCAGGCCATG GTTGATTTTTCTGGCATGGTtgatgatgaattcctcgagaGACTTGGACTGGAAAAGGGTACAAGGAAAGTTGTAAATCATGAGGAAAGGGGTAGAGTTTTACAGGCTATGGATGGATGCAGCTACAAGGCTGCAGCTGGTGGCTCTCTTTCCAATAGTCTGGTCGCCTTGGCCAGGCTTGGTGGTCTACCTGTTGGAGGCCCTTCCCTAAATGTAGCTATGGCAGGCAGTGTTGGAAGTGATCCGCTTGGTGGGTTTTACAG GTCAAAATTGAAACGAGCAAATGTGAGTTTCCTGTCGGCACCTGTTAATGAGGGAACTACTGGAACAGTTGTTGTTCTCACAACACCAGATGCCCAGCGTACAATGCTTGCTTATCAG GGTACATCTTCCACCATTAGTTATGATTCCTCCTTGGCTAGCTCAATTTGCAAAACAGATGTGCTCATTGTTGAAGGATATCTATTTGAATTTCCTGATACAATCAAAACCATATCAAAAGCATGTGAGGTTGCCCGCAGCTTTGGTGCTTTAGTCGCTGTCACAGCATCAGATATTTCTTGCATTGAGAGACACTatgatgatttttg GGACATCATGGCTAACTATGCTGACATCGTTTTTGCGAATAGCGATGAAGCCAGAGCTTTCTGTCACTTTTCCTCGAAGGAAAGCCCCGTTTCGGCTACAAGGTACCTAAGCCACTTTGTGCCTCTAGTATCGGTGACGGATGGACCAAGAGGATCTTATATTGGGGTGAAAGGGGAAGCAGTGTATATTCCTGCTCCTCCTTGCATGCCGCCGGTGGATACTTGTGGTGCGGGGGATGCTTATGCTTCAGGTATATTGTATGGTATACTGCGGGGAGTTTCGGATTTGAAAGGTATGGGTGGCTTTGCCGCTAAGGTGGCATCTGTAGTTGTTGGGCAACAAGGAACTCGGCTTAGGGTGCAAGATGCTGTGAAACTGGCCAAGTCTTTTGCATTGTGTCGGGAGAGCTCCTCCGCCATTTGA